In Bacillota bacterium, the sequence CCGGCTTCTGCACCCAAAGCAAGGTAGTAAAGCGCGCCCTCCAGGCGCGCCCGCATCAAGGCGCAGGCGAGGGGATCGGGCCGGAAGAGGTCGCCCTGCCGCAGCAGGGCCTGGGCGCGGCACCCGCCCCCGCACAAAAAACGCGCCCAGCAGGAGCGGCACGGTTCTTTCCGGTAGACGTGGGCCTCCCGGAATTTTTTCTGCAGCTCAGGAGATGTCACCCCCCGCCAGACATCCCCCATCCGGCAGGCAGGGTTCCCGGCAAGCTGGTGGCAGGGGTAAAGCTCGCCGTTTGGAGTGACACAAAGATACTGGTACCCCGCGCCGCAGCCGGTGAGGCGCTTGGCAACGCAGGGCCCGCCCTGGAGGTCCAGGCAAAAATGGTAAAAAGCAAACCCTTTTCCCTCCCGCTCCCGCGCTCTCAGAATTCTTGCCAGCTTCAAATATTCTTCCTTAAGAACGGGCAGGTCCTCCAACCTGAGGGCGTAAGGCTCCCCCTCGGGAGCCACAACCGGCTCCAGCGAGATGCTCTTTGCTCCCAGATCCGCAAGATAGAGTACATCTTCGGTGAAATGGAGATTCCGGCGGGTATAAGTTCCCCGGATGTAGTATTCTCCGATTCCCCCGGTTGCTAAAAAATCCCGGATCCGCTCCTCCACCCGGGCGGCGCTGCCTCCCCCTTCCGGCATCACCCGGTAGCGGTCGTGGGTCTCGGGCCTCCCGTCGCAGCTCAGAACGAGGCAAAAATTGTGCTTCCTGAGAAAAGAAAGGACTTCTTCATCAAGCAGGAGGGCATTGGTGGTCAGCGTAAACTTCCACTTTTTATGTTTTCCGGCATCAAGGGCATAGGCGACCGCCTCCTGAACCCCCGCGAAGTTGAGGAGGGGCTCCCCCCCGAAAAAGTCGACCGCCAGAAACTCATAGGGGGTTTCCCGGATTAAAAAATCAAGGGCGGCCCGCACCACCTCAAGAGGCATGATTTCTTCCGAATTCCGGAGCCCGGAGGGAACAAAGCAGTACCTGCAGGCCAGGTTGCAGCTGTGGGCAACGTTCAGGCAGAGCGCTTTCAGGCCCAGATCGGCGCCGGGTGCAAAGGAGTGCCACTCGTCTTCCCCGAAGAGAAGCCCTTCTTCTGCCAGGGCGCGGATCTCCGCAGCAGCCTCCTCAACCTCCCCGGCCCGGAAAAACTTCGCCGCTTCCTCCCGCGCCCCGGCCCAGTCGCCGGCTGCGACCAGGTGCTTCAGGAAGGTCCAGGCCACCTGGTCCAGCCTGTGAAGAGAACCGCTGCCGACATCAAAGGCCAGGCGAAGCCCATCAGCTGCAAAAAGGTGAAGGTATGCACTTAAAGGGCTGCCTGCTTTGGCCTGGTTTCGCAAGTTTGATTCCCTACCGTGCAGGAGGTTTTGCAGGCCGATTGACACGAGGTCTGGCATTCACCGCACCCCGGCCGGCGGTGGGGCTTCCGAAGACTGCCCGCAATCAAGGTCTTTACGTGTTTTCCTTTCTTCATTAATCTTTTCCCTCCTTAAAAAAGTTGCCCTGGCAGGAACTACCGCAGCTATTATAGCACACCGGGAGCCAAACAGTGAACTCCGGGCTGTGCTGGGGAGATCCGGGAAAGAACATCTAAAAGCAAAAATCTTTTCGGAATATTTAAGTAATTCTCAAGATTAAAAAGGAATTTCGCCACATAAATTAAAATAGAAAATTTTTGAAAGTCAACCCGGGGTGATCGGAGTACGGTGGAACGCGAGAAACTGATCGAGGAAATCGAAAAACTGAGACGCGAACTGGAGCAAAAAAGCAGCATGGTGGCGCTTACCGCACGGGAAATGCTCCTGATCTCGGAAAGGCTCGACGATCTCATCAACAGGTATCTCCGGATGAAAGCTCAGAAAAACGAGGAAAATTAACCTTCACTCCAGCAAAAAGCCGCCAATTTTTTTAATTTTTTTAAAGAAGGTTTCCTTCAGGTGAGGGATGACACCGGGGGACGGCTCTAAAGCCGCTGCCGGGAGCAGTTGCAACGATTCAACCGGCTCCTTCAGCCGGTAATTTTTTTTCACCTGATCTTTCTGGCGCTTTTTCGATTGCCTGACAGGTGATGGAAATTATTGCTTTTATGCTATAATAAAACTTGTATCCAAATTCAGACGGGGGGAGAAGTAATTGGGAGGAGTTGAAGGCTCTCAAGGGGAAATTTTGCCGAACTTTCAGGGTGATAAATGGAAAGAGGGCGGGCATGGCCCCCGGGTGGCACAGGCGCTGCTGGAACTGCGCCGCCCGGAGAACCGGCTGGAGGTGCTGGATCTCGCCCTTCCCTACCAGGAGCAGGTGCTCTCCTTAATCGGGATCGAAGACAGGGATCCCCAGCGGAATCTGGGTGACTACCAAAACATTGGGTACTTCCTGATTCGGGAAAAAAGCGAAAACAGAGACGGAAGAACTGCTGAGGCCCCGGAGGTTGTGGTCATCGACCCCGGCCTCCGGGATGGGCACTGGATCCGGAGTGTGCTGGGCATCAAAAAGTGCCACGTGATTTTCACCCACTTCCACCTCGATCACTGGATCGGGTACGAGCCGTACCAGGGAGAGGCCTTTTTCGCTTCTCCGCTTTGCAAAATGGTGCTGACGCAGATGGCCGGAGCGGAAAAAACGGGGAAAAGCATCTTCGTGGAAGGGCGCCTGACAGATTACCACCGCCGCCCGCTCCCGCTCCGGGCCGCAAACGATGCCGAGCGGCTCCTTCCCCTTAAAGAAGAGATCCATGAGGTCACAGGACGGCAGCCCTACCGCAACCAGTCCCTGGCGCTGGAATTCTTCGAACTTCCCTACGGCCAGACAGAAGGAACTTTATACGGGCTCCTGGAAACCGGGGAAGTGAAAATCCTCTTTGCCAGCGATCTTTTCGTCAGCATCAACAACGAACTGAAAATTGAACCTCATTATGCCTTCAAACCAAAGGGAATGGTCATCGAAGATATCGTCATCGTCCTGCGTGCCCTGCTGGGAAAGGAACTCCGCATATCCGCCGATCCCCCGACCCTGACCTACCTGAAAAGGATCGCCCAACCGGACAAGATCGCCCTGGGCCACGGCCTGATCGACTTTTGGGAATACCGCGAAAAAATCGCTCACCTCCTGGAAGAACTGGAGGAAATGCTCCGGATCAACAGGGAGCACATCATCTAGGAAACCGGGCAGGTGCCCTCCCGGCGCCCCTGGCTCCAGCAGGAGGCAATTGGTAATTGCAGGGAAGAAAAAATTGGGTTAAAGTATAAAGAGAAATCTGTACTTTCCCGGACCTTTCCTGATCTCTGGAGAATCTTTCGGAATTAAGGGAACTTTTTTGCTTCTTTTGCTGTCTAATAGATCAGGAGGGTACCCGGAATCCGGGGTGTGATTCTCCTTGTTTAAGAAACCACGGCAGAGCGGCCCGGGGGCCGGCAAAGCCGACACGCAGGCGCTCATCCGGCGCGCCCGCGCCGGAGATGTCAGGGCCTTTGAAGAGCTGGTGACCCTCTACGAGGAAAAAATATACACGCTCAGTTTTTATCTGGCCGGAAATCACGCGGATGCCCAGGATCTCGCCCAGGAAGTTTTCGTAAAGGCATACCTGGGTCTAAAAAGTTTCCGGCAGGAAGCGGATTTGGGTACCTGGCTGCACCGCATCGCGGTCAACCTGTGGCTGAACATGCAGCGCCGCCAGAAGGCTTCTGAAACCCTTTCCCTTGACGATCCAATCCGGACCTTTGAAGGGGAAATTACCCGGGCGGTGGCTGCAGCCGACCCGGCAGGAGATCCGGCAGAGGCCCTGGAGGGAAAAGAACTGCAGAGGCTGGTGCAGAAGGCTCTGCTGAATCTTCCCGAGGAATTTCGCACGGTGCTGGTCCTGCGGGAAATGGAAGGTTACAGCTACGAAGAAATTGCCGCCATAATGGAGTGCTCCCTTGGCACGGTAAAGTCCCGGCTGAACCGGGCACGCCAGGCGATCAGAGAAAAAATCGAAGCAGAACTAAAGGAGTTCAATGCTGCCGACACAAAAACCACCCTGGTCTCGAACCAGAATTAAGGCGGCCCGGAGCCGACAAAGGGGGTGAGCAGGATGGGCAGGGAGCCTAAAGGAAAGCAGAGGGGCGCGGAGAAAACCGCGGCGCGGGAGGCGGGCTTCGGGCTTAAGTGCATTGAGGCGCAGGAGCTTTTTTACAATATCGGAGAGGAGAAACTGAATCCGGAAGCTGCGCGAAAGCTGCGCGCTCATGAAGCATCCTGCCCAGACTGCTGCACCGCGTTC encodes:
- the scfB gene encoding thioether cross-link-forming SCIFF peptide maturase; amino-acid sequence: MPDLVSIGLQNLLHGRESNLRNQAKAGSPLSAYLHLFAADGLRLAFDVGSGSLHRLDQVAWTFLKHLVAAGDWAGAREEAAKFFRAGEVEEAAAEIRALAEEGLLFGEDEWHSFAPGADLGLKALCLNVAHSCNLACRYCFVPSGLRNSEEIMPLEVVRAALDFLIRETPYEFLAVDFFGGEPLLNFAGVQEAVAYALDAGKHKKWKFTLTTNALLLDEEVLSFLRKHNFCLVLSCDGRPETHDRYRVMPEGGGSAARVEERIRDFLATGGIGEYYIRGTYTRRNLHFTEDVLYLADLGAKSISLEPVVAPEGEPYALRLEDLPVLKEEYLKLARILRAREREGKGFAFYHFCLDLQGGPCVAKRLTGCGAGYQYLCVTPNGELYPCHQLAGNPACRMGDVWRGVTSPELQKKFREAHVYRKEPCRSCWARFLCGGGCRAQALLRQGDLFRPDPLACALMRARLEGALYYLALGAEAGKGREALA
- a CDS encoding aspartyl-phosphate phosphatase Spo0E family protein, with translation MEREKLIEEIEKLRRELEQKSSMVALTAREMLLISERLDDLINRYLRMKAQKNEEN
- a CDS encoding MBL fold metallo-hydrolase, with the protein product MGGVEGSQGEILPNFQGDKWKEGGHGPRVAQALLELRRPENRLEVLDLALPYQEQVLSLIGIEDRDPQRNLGDYQNIGYFLIREKSENRDGRTAEAPEVVVIDPGLRDGHWIRSVLGIKKCHVIFTHFHLDHWIGYEPYQGEAFFASPLCKMVLTQMAGAEKTGKSIFVEGRLTDYHRRPLPLRAANDAERLLPLKEEIHEVTGRQPYRNQSLALEFFELPYGQTEGTLYGLLETGEVKILFASDLFVSINNELKIEPHYAFKPKGMVIEDIVIVLRALLGKELRISADPPTLTYLKRIAQPDKIALGHGLIDFWEYREKIAHLLEELEEMLRINREHII
- a CDS encoding sigma-70 family RNA polymerase sigma factor → MFKKPRQSGPGAGKADTQALIRRARAGDVRAFEELVTLYEEKIYTLSFYLAGNHADAQDLAQEVFVKAYLGLKSFRQEADLGTWLHRIAVNLWLNMQRRQKASETLSLDDPIRTFEGEITRAVAAADPAGDPAEALEGKELQRLVQKALLNLPEEFRTVLVLREMEGYSYEEIAAIMECSLGTVKSRLNRARQAIREKIEAELKEFNAADTKTTLVSNQN